In Brevibacterium zhoupengii, the following are encoded in one genomic region:
- a CDS encoding CDP-glycerol glycerophosphotransferase family protein — protein MFRKPSALLDARERTRLPMVLKRRFDPLHTFYHANDFKLALYVNNGMTNFQSLGFAPMVHVHVNHGESDKLSMVSNQAKSYDRVFVAGDAAINRHRKSLVDFDESVLVKVGRPQLDIDRPSELESSSLTTIMYAPTWEGENDANNYTSVDLFGPQIIEAALSLDHTRVIYKPHPRVGTSKNTAMAESNARIIELIEGANESIADEAQQHQVLMEGDILAMFDSVDLLVTDISSVGLDFLYLQPDKSLILTDRRDDIGRLNEEAPISLATPIIDGSTVGETGALLQKMLTDDSSEESRQKLRRYYFGEGEKGTSTVLFTKTISELIAQRTSAMENFHFEKSTNAEANDE, from the coding sequence GTGTTCCGCAAACCTTCCGCCCTGCTTGACGCACGTGAGCGAACACGGCTGCCGATGGTGCTCAAACGCAGGTTTGATCCACTCCACACCTTCTACCACGCCAACGATTTCAAGCTAGCACTGTACGTCAACAACGGCATGACGAACTTCCAGTCGCTCGGCTTCGCACCGATGGTGCATGTGCATGTCAATCATGGCGAATCAGACAAACTGAGTATGGTCTCCAACCAGGCAAAATCGTACGACAGAGTCTTCGTCGCCGGCGATGCTGCAATAAACCGGCATCGAAAGTCGCTAGTCGATTTCGACGAGTCAGTTCTGGTGAAGGTCGGCCGACCTCAATTGGATATTGACCGGCCATCAGAATTGGAATCTTCATCGTTGACAACGATTATGTACGCGCCGACGTGGGAAGGTGAGAACGATGCCAACAACTACACCTCGGTCGACCTCTTCGGCCCGCAGATCATCGAAGCTGCATTGAGCCTCGATCACACCCGTGTCATCTACAAGCCGCACCCTCGCGTAGGAACGTCGAAAAACACTGCTATGGCGGAGTCGAACGCGCGTATTATCGAGCTCATCGAAGGCGCAAACGAATCGATTGCAGACGAAGCTCAACAGCATCAGGTCCTCATGGAAGGCGACATCCTCGCGATGTTCGACTCTGTTGACCTTCTCGTCACCGATATCTCCAGTGTCGGCCTCGACTTCCTCTATCTGCAGCCAGACAAGTCTTTGATCCTGACCGATCGCCGCGACGATATCGGCAGGCTCAATGAGGAAGCACCGATCAGCTTGGCCACTCCGATCATCGATGGTTCGACGGTCGGCGAGACGGGTGCGCTTTTGCAGAAGATGCTGACCGACGATTCTTCGGAAGAGTCGCGCCAAAAGCTGCGGCGCTACTATTTCGGAGAAGGCGAGAAGGGCACATCAACCGTACTCTTCACGAAGACGATCAGCGAATTGATTGCGCAGAGGACTTCGGCAATGGAGAACTTCCACTTCGAGAAGAGCACCAACGCTGAGGCAAACGACGAATAG
- a CDS encoding glycosyltransferase encodes MSLVSRLFRSAPDAELSAVPEGPVAPGTDAVHVFNATWGIPESIGGMTTAALRRIRSFQSFGRPLSQTLLTLSPRMYVDEVRKRLLAEGRITEDLRLVNIWQDLRDRSDAQFAELKGVTPVDPVPEEDGEVESITDFYDVFRKPSTGRIIRRNYLRNDGSLLLADVQDPKIGRRFVLHSSTGEPIAEWRRPRDFYNAWIEAMVTEKPAVLIVDDKKISEFVHEISDRTFALILFMHGSHLRQPWHGAHGEFLSRRVETMRNFDRFDIVGVQTRQQAEAITARGISGTNIKLLTGELPPAAVVSEAPVDRPRNNIVMIANLVALKRVDHVVRAVSQLKNRGVDVTLTVLGEGAERQRLEKLVEDLEVSDRIQLPGYVNDVPARLQSASISVLTSTSEGLPLALMESMGAGCVPIVYDITYGPRDLVDQDQNGYITPFGEIDALADQIGAFLELEPDRVASMRAAAVDTVERYLPEAGYRRWQKVLEEMRPAPLPTVDARETGRGIDAKQVHVSPSQHGTRVEIEVNQLDESTAEAVQLVLSGRKLNSYVLCSGPRIESRKFGRGTVLTFTVDDEKFSESVGETFDVYLRRPRDPWNAKRRISTPKAFNSAVSGSREWYSTKHGNLSVRPRA; translated from the coding sequence ATGAGTCTCGTCTCCCGACTGTTCCGCTCCGCGCCGGACGCTGAGCTGTCCGCAGTGCCCGAAGGCCCAGTTGCCCCAGGCACAGACGCTGTTCACGTATTCAACGCGACGTGGGGAATTCCTGAGTCGATCGGAGGAATGACGACTGCGGCTCTGCGGCGGATCCGAAGCTTTCAAAGTTTCGGTCGACCTCTGTCGCAGACTTTGCTGACGCTCAGCCCGCGCATGTACGTCGACGAAGTCCGGAAGCGGCTGCTGGCAGAGGGTCGGATCACCGAGGATCTTCGTCTGGTCAACATCTGGCAAGATCTGCGCGACAGGTCTGACGCCCAGTTCGCCGAACTCAAGGGCGTGACACCGGTCGACCCAGTCCCGGAGGAAGACGGAGAAGTCGAGAGCATCACCGATTTCTACGATGTTTTCCGCAAACCGAGTACAGGCCGGATCATTCGACGAAACTACCTGAGGAACGATGGCAGTCTGCTTTTGGCCGATGTACAGGATCCGAAAATCGGCCGTCGCTTTGTTCTCCACTCGTCGACAGGGGAGCCTATAGCCGAATGGCGTCGCCCACGGGACTTCTACAATGCATGGATTGAAGCCATGGTCACAGAGAAGCCTGCTGTGCTCATCGTTGACGACAAGAAGATCAGCGAATTCGTCCACGAGATCTCAGACAGAACTTTTGCCCTCATACTGTTTATGCACGGCTCTCACCTTCGCCAGCCGTGGCACGGTGCTCACGGTGAGTTTCTCTCGCGGCGGGTCGAGACTATGCGCAATTTCGATCGATTCGACATCGTCGGGGTTCAAACCCGGCAGCAGGCCGAGGCAATCACTGCACGGGGGATCTCCGGTACGAATATCAAGCTCCTTACCGGCGAGCTTCCGCCCGCTGCCGTTGTGTCAGAGGCCCCTGTCGATCGACCGAGGAACAACATCGTGATGATCGCGAATCTCGTTGCTCTCAAGCGCGTGGACCACGTAGTCAGAGCAGTGTCTCAATTGAAGAACAGGGGAGTGGACGTCACTCTCACCGTCCTCGGAGAAGGTGCTGAGCGCCAGCGTCTGGAGAAGCTAGTCGAAGACCTCGAGGTCAGCGATCGAATCCAGCTTCCCGGATACGTCAACGACGTGCCAGCGCGACTGCAGTCGGCTTCAATATCGGTTCTGACCAGTACCAGTGAAGGACTCCCTCTGGCACTGATGGAGTCGATGGGGGCCGGTTGCGTGCCCATCGTCTACGACATCACCTACGGGCCACGGGACCTGGTTGACCAGGACCAGAACGGCTACATCACTCCGTTCGGCGAAATTGACGCTCTGGCTGATCAGATTGGGGCCTTCCTCGAGCTTGAACCGGATCGGGTTGCATCGATGCGGGCGGCAGCGGTGGACACCGTCGAACGGTACCTTCCGGAGGCGGGATACCGCCGTTGGCAGAAGGTTCTGGAAGAGATGAGGCCCGCGCCTCTGCCCACCGTTGATGCTCGAGAGACCGGTAGGGGTATCGACGCCAAACAGGTGCACGTTTCGCCATCCCAGCACGGCACTCGAGTTGAGATCGAGGTCAACCAGCTTGATGAGTCGACTGCGGAGGCAGTTCAGCTCGTCCTCTCGGGCCGAAAGCTCAACTCCTACGTTCTCTGCAGCGGTCCTAGGATCGAATCGCGGAAGTTCGGCAGAGGAACTGTCCTCACCTTCACCGTCGACGATGAGAAGTTCTCGGAGTCTGTAGGCGAGACCTTTGATGTTTACCTGCGGCGCCCTCGTGATCCGTGGAATGCAAAGCGCAGAATCAGCACTCCGAAGGCATTCAACTCGGCGGTCTCAGGAAGTCGCGAATGGTACTCGACGAAACACGGCAATCTCTCGGTTCGCCCCAGAGCATGA
- a CDS encoding polysaccharide pyruvyl transferase family protein, whose translation MSKQANAKDKFIGKGRELVKPVVHGIARRALPVVERASGTKYVRERGATGTAESPSSAKGAKKIALETARSYRNLASALKGRTAGDIDGWTVAPAKKEVDAKLREIARLNADSILAESLISGSSLGASMVEAGRALVEAGLHGEAVSIGLNLRRRPEHQQIGRVLLGMAYHRASNPEAAWNEFERIDDRELITAAALEYYPTAIDTLGNEALPLIERSNQMGDTEKWNSKAVLRTAESAFCIDAFAHVRTLLDSRLAWGEDKLSEAVKYELMRMREWLPGGVHLQPLPTTPGKRNFGVLSYDQPGIRSRNIGDYIQTLASIGHLLRYENLSFTGDTGLTDLFAKLRNSVKQERKYAGPEAELNLVEVYRDGNVYQDIPEDTWYIAFGWYMHDIFGKSFNIPFHPNLRPILLSVFVRYPEMLTPDAIAYLKKYGPVGCRDWQSVAVLRAVGVPAFFSGCLTTTVDTLFPARDRDKRSGTLRVDWMKGGKGPSRKQTVTAIRDKSFPENLELARSWVSDYAYKYSRVLTSRLHANLPARSVGAAVEFEPKNKSDSRFGGLYGINDAEFDTIRTGILDKLAIIIPLIAEGASEDEIYAKWIEITEDDMAAADKYLAESTLPDVSSAELGSAASATNKPQPESGTTDVYLSVNKGEETLVETAAKSIDENSSSRYRLWLASGALDAERVSEIGATLSNGTLHVLGAVAYPGITAREDLTQALLPVLFADHDRLVVLPAAAEISADVAELSRTNLGSSMLGAKQDVRKTRTSGLTLMRRIASAFQDDHVGALDFVFASHSTLNEDFVVFDPQIAVLDLARLRNEGVPERVVGLLKTVGINYVDSLQVAVGGRYAELDADWNVRAHWETSDSPRIVNWRGQTRHLSHMALPA comes from the coding sequence GTGAGCAAACAGGCAAACGCAAAGGACAAATTCATCGGCAAAGGGCGAGAGCTGGTGAAGCCCGTCGTCCACGGTATTGCCCGCCGTGCTCTGCCTGTCGTGGAACGAGCTTCGGGAACGAAGTATGTTCGTGAGCGTGGTGCCACGGGAACCGCGGAATCACCGAGTTCGGCAAAGGGCGCAAAGAAGATCGCTCTCGAGACCGCTCGGTCCTACCGTAATCTGGCCTCGGCGCTCAAAGGCCGTACAGCTGGAGACATCGACGGATGGACCGTAGCGCCGGCGAAGAAGGAAGTCGACGCCAAGCTTCGTGAGATTGCACGACTCAATGCGGACTCGATTCTCGCTGAGTCCCTGATCAGCGGATCATCGCTGGGAGCCTCGATGGTCGAAGCCGGCAGAGCGCTGGTCGAGGCGGGACTCCATGGCGAAGCGGTATCGATCGGTCTCAACTTGCGGCGACGACCTGAGCATCAGCAGATCGGCCGTGTTCTGCTGGGTATGGCGTATCATCGTGCCTCGAATCCGGAGGCGGCCTGGAACGAGTTCGAACGCATCGACGATCGAGAGCTCATCACTGCAGCCGCGCTTGAGTATTACCCGACCGCAATTGACACCCTCGGAAACGAGGCTCTTCCTCTCATCGAACGGTCGAACCAGATGGGCGATACAGAGAAATGGAATTCCAAGGCTGTGCTGCGGACCGCGGAATCAGCATTCTGCATCGATGCCTTCGCACATGTCCGCACGTTGTTGGACAGCCGACTTGCCTGGGGCGAGGACAAGCTCAGCGAAGCAGTCAAGTACGAGCTCATGCGAATGCGCGAATGGCTTCCCGGAGGTGTTCACCTGCAGCCGCTGCCGACGACGCCGGGCAAAAGGAACTTCGGAGTTCTCAGCTACGACCAGCCGGGAATCCGCTCGCGAAACATCGGCGACTACATTCAGACACTTGCGTCGATCGGTCATCTTCTCAGGTACGAGAACCTCAGCTTCACGGGAGACACAGGGCTCACCGACCTCTTCGCGAAGCTGCGCAATTCCGTGAAGCAGGAACGGAAGTACGCCGGCCCCGAAGCTGAGCTCAACCTTGTCGAGGTCTACCGGGACGGCAACGTCTACCAGGACATCCCAGAAGACACCTGGTACATCGCCTTCGGCTGGTATATGCACGATATCTTCGGCAAGTCCTTCAATATTCCGTTCCATCCGAATCTGCGGCCGATTCTTCTCTCAGTATTCGTGCGGTACCCGGAGATGCTGACTCCCGATGCCATCGCCTACCTGAAGAAGTACGGGCCAGTCGGCTGCCGCGACTGGCAATCAGTGGCTGTGTTGCGAGCCGTCGGTGTCCCGGCATTCTTCTCCGGTTGCCTGACGACGACCGTCGATACACTCTTCCCCGCCAGAGACCGTGATAAGCGTTCAGGGACTCTTCGTGTCGACTGGATGAAGGGCGGCAAGGGACCGTCGAGAAAACAGACTGTAACCGCGATCAGGGACAAATCCTTCCCCGAGAATCTCGAGTTGGCACGAAGCTGGGTTTCCGACTATGCCTACAAGTACTCCCGAGTCCTGACTTCACGGCTACATGCCAATCTTCCTGCGCGATCAGTGGGGGCCGCCGTTGAATTCGAGCCCAAGAACAAATCCGACTCTCGATTCGGGGGACTGTACGGCATCAACGATGCCGAATTCGATACCATTCGCACAGGCATCCTGGACAAACTGGCCATCATCATTCCGCTCATCGCCGAAGGCGCGTCGGAAGACGAGATCTATGCCAAATGGATCGAGATCACCGAAGACGATATGGCGGCAGCAGACAAGTACCTGGCGGAGTCCACTCTTCCCGATGTGTCGAGCGCCGAGCTCGGTTCGGCAGCGAGCGCAACGAACAAGCCGCAGCCGGAGTCTGGAACAACGGATGTCTACCTGTCCGTGAACAAGGGTGAAGAGACCTTGGTAGAGACGGCGGCGAAGTCCATCGACGAGAACTCGTCCAGTCGGTATCGTCTGTGGCTGGCGTCAGGTGCTCTCGATGCTGAGCGTGTCTCCGAGATCGGAGCGACTCTCTCCAACGGTACTCTTCATGTCCTCGGTGCTGTCGCCTACCCTGGAATCACTGCTCGAGAGGACCTGACTCAGGCATTGTTGCCTGTCCTCTTCGCAGATCACGATCGTCTCGTGGTGCTTCCGGCCGCAGCCGAGATCTCGGCGGATGTCGCAGAACTCAGCAGGACTAACCTGGGCTCGTCCATGTTGGGCGCGAAACAGGATGTGAGGAAGACGCGCACCAGCGGCCTCACTCTCATGCGACGCATAGCCAGCGCGTTTCAAGACGACCATGTGGGGGCTTTGGACTTCGTCTTTGCCAGCCACAGCACATTGAACGAAGACTTCGTCGTGTTCGATCCTCAGATCGCGGTACTCGACCTGGCCCGTCTGCGAAACGAAGGTGTGCCAGAGCGTGTCGTCGGACTGCTGAAGACTGTGGGCATCAATTACGTCGACTCACTTCAAGTAGCGGTGGGCGGACGTTATGCCGAGCTCGACGCTGACTGGAACGTCCGTGCTCACTGGGAGACTTCGGACAGCCCCCGGATCGTCAACTGGCGGGGTCAGACTCGTCACCTCAGTCATATGGCATTGCCGGCATGA
- a CDS encoding acyltransferase family protein — protein MQKTDTETAAQPKADSQRSRAGFRADIQGLRALAVGIVLLYHLWPNRFTGGFIGVDVFFVISGFLITSHLIKSPPKSWKDVASFWARRIRRLLPASLLVLFVVGIATYLVAPQSVWVDTGRQIFSAAFYVVNWDFATSSVDYLAADNAPSPVQHFWSLSVEEQFYFIWPVIIGLAFLIGTKAKHSKAVVGFTVVGIFVASLVFSVWYTIAQPAMAYFITPTRMWELATGGLVAVFVIYVRPKRLPFSSLIGWIGFLGIIVGTFIIRPDMPFPGYIALLPVVSTALVILADSRGRSSLLPVLSLRPIQFLGDISYSVYLWHWPLIVLVPYLSAQVGTTENLGRLDKAVIILVSIAVAWASTTWVENRFRKTTLLGGQKRTFGFAIIAMVLVGALGLSQMWVSDKIVEQNKDDLQIALDDPDSCLGAASLLPSAKDNPKCDDTESLLMEPAAAKNDKSKAYSDGCWASEPYTDRPECTYGHGKKKVALVGNSHAGHWLPTLERLAEKNDWTITTFLASNCSISTLPQDLGTPEGIKGCQDYSDWVVDRTTSGGFDAVITSERQSTPLNGKSWEETEKQAPEGHKEILQSWTDAKLDVVVVRDTPYPGGADIQVPDCVANHEDDLEQCSGTPKSWHWMDPLAASARSLDSENLSVIYPEDWFCPDGTCEPVIGGVITYFDTAHITATYAKTLAPQFDYRLRHTGLETFD, from the coding sequence ATGCAGAAGACGGATACCGAAACTGCCGCTCAACCGAAAGCGGACAGTCAAAGAAGCAGAGCAGGATTCCGAGCTGATATCCAGGGTCTTCGGGCCTTAGCCGTCGGAATCGTACTGCTCTATCACCTTTGGCCGAACCGTTTCACAGGTGGGTTCATCGGCGTGGACGTCTTCTTCGTCATCTCCGGATTCCTCATCACCAGCCACCTCATCAAATCTCCGCCCAAGAGCTGGAAAGATGTAGCGAGTTTCTGGGCCCGGCGCATCCGCCGCCTGCTGCCAGCGTCATTGCTTGTTCTTTTCGTCGTCGGCATAGCCACGTACCTGGTGGCGCCACAGTCAGTTTGGGTCGATACCGGACGACAGATCTTCTCTGCCGCCTTCTACGTGGTCAACTGGGACTTCGCGACTTCAAGCGTCGACTATCTCGCGGCCGACAACGCTCCGTCTCCGGTTCAGCATTTTTGGTCCTTGTCCGTCGAAGAACAGTTCTACTTCATCTGGCCTGTGATCATCGGGCTCGCATTCCTCATCGGAACGAAGGCCAAGCACTCCAAAGCTGTAGTCGGTTTCACCGTCGTCGGGATCTTCGTCGCTTCGTTGGTGTTCTCCGTGTGGTACACGATTGCGCAGCCGGCAATGGCTTACTTCATCACGCCCACCCGCATGTGGGAGCTGGCCACTGGCGGCCTCGTCGCGGTCTTCGTCATCTACGTACGTCCGAAGCGGCTTCCGTTCAGCTCGCTGATCGGGTGGATCGGGTTCCTCGGTATCATCGTAGGTACGTTCATCATTCGGCCGGACATGCCCTTCCCCGGCTATATAGCGCTCCTGCCCGTGGTTTCGACAGCGCTAGTCATCCTGGCGGATTCTCGCGGACGATCCTCCCTCTTGCCCGTGCTGTCTTTGCGTCCAATACAGTTCTTGGGCGATATCTCCTACTCCGTCTATCTCTGGCACTGGCCACTCATCGTGCTCGTCCCATATCTTTCGGCACAGGTAGGAACAACCGAGAACCTGGGACGCCTCGACAAAGCTGTGATTATCCTCGTGTCGATTGCGGTGGCGTGGGCGTCGACCACATGGGTGGAGAATCGCTTTCGGAAGACGACTCTGCTCGGCGGCCAGAAGAGGACTTTCGGGTTTGCAATCATCGCCATGGTGCTTGTCGGTGCTCTCGGACTGAGCCAGATGTGGGTGTCCGACAAAATCGTCGAGCAGAACAAGGACGACCTCCAGATCGCCTTGGACGACCCTGACTCCTGTCTGGGGGCAGCGTCACTGCTCCCAAGCGCCAAAGACAATCCGAAATGCGACGACACTGAATCGCTGCTGATGGAACCGGCCGCAGCGAAGAACGACAAGTCCAAGGCCTACTCTGATGGGTGCTGGGCAAGCGAACCGTACACGGACCGTCCAGAATGCACATATGGGCACGGCAAGAAGAAGGTCGCTTTAGTCGGGAACTCCCACGCCGGACATTGGCTGCCGACATTGGAGAGATTGGCCGAAAAGAACGATTGGACCATCACCACGTTCCTAGCCTCGAACTGCAGCATCTCCACCTTGCCGCAGGACCTGGGCACGCCCGAGGGCATCAAAGGCTGCCAAGACTATTCAGACTGGGTCGTCGACCGCACAACCTCCGGAGGATTCGATGCGGTAATCACCTCTGAGCGCCAGTCGACCCCTCTCAACGGAAAGTCGTGGGAAGAAACTGAGAAACAGGCTCCGGAGGGTCACAAGGAGATCCTGCAGAGCTGGACCGACGCGAAACTGGACGTCGTGGTCGTTAGAGACACTCCTTATCCCGGAGGAGCAGATATCCAGGTTCCAGATTGTGTAGCCAATCATGAAGACGACCTTGAGCAGTGCTCAGGGACTCCGAAGTCATGGCATTGGATGGACCCTCTGGCTGCCTCCGCCAGATCACTGGATTCGGAGAATCTGTCCGTTATCTATCCAGAGGACTGGTTCTGTCCCGACGGCACGTGCGAACCAGTCATCGGGGGAGTCATCACCTATTTCGACACCGCGCACATCACTGCGACATATGCCAAGACCCTGGCGCCGCAGTTCGACTACAGGCTTCGACATACTGGTTTGGAGACGTTTGACTGA
- a CDS encoding glycosyltransferase family 2 protein gives MNDKTRILNQRFESTRKYTFGVVVLSQGKRLDDLNRGFQTLLAQKGVELDIVCVGNGWEPEGIPAGVKKLALPENLGIPAGRNAGVPHVAGEFLFFLDDDAWLPDDTTLMRMAQLMRTKPKIGLVQPRVEEPGGPEAPKRWIPRLRKGEADHSSNVFSVWEGAVCMQRKAFDECGGWPAPFWYAHEGIELAWRVWDAGYTVWYMGDVAVAHPVIDPRRHDEYFYMNARNRVWLARRNLPWPFNWAYVASWTMMQCLKWANKPEQLKPWFTGWKEGWKLDPWSDEEEPHKLSGRGVLRMSRHGRPPII, from the coding sequence ATGAATGATAAGACGAGAATCCTCAACCAGCGATTCGAATCGACTCGGAAGTACACCTTCGGTGTCGTCGTTCTCTCGCAGGGAAAGCGTCTTGACGATCTGAATCGTGGATTCCAGACGCTGCTCGCGCAGAAGGGCGTCGAACTCGACATTGTGTGCGTGGGCAACGGTTGGGAACCAGAGGGAATTCCCGCCGGCGTCAAGAAGCTGGCGCTTCCTGAGAACTTGGGTATCCCAGCGGGACGGAACGCCGGAGTGCCACACGTCGCTGGCGAGTTCCTGTTCTTCCTCGATGATGACGCTTGGCTGCCTGATGACACAACATTGATGCGCATGGCCCAGCTCATGCGCACCAAACCGAAGATCGGACTGGTCCAGCCTCGTGTTGAAGAGCCGGGAGGACCGGAAGCACCGAAACGATGGATTCCTCGTCTGAGGAAAGGTGAAGCCGACCATTCCTCAAATGTGTTCTCTGTGTGGGAAGGTGCTGTCTGCATGCAGCGCAAGGCCTTCGACGAATGCGGCGGATGGCCTGCGCCGTTCTGGTACGCACACGAAGGTATCGAATTGGCTTGGCGAGTCTGGGACGCTGGCTACACAGTCTGGTACATGGGTGACGTCGCCGTGGCACACCCGGTGATCGATCCCAGGCGACACGACGAGTACTTCTACATGAACGCTCGCAACCGAGTATGGCTGGCCAGGCGAAATCTGCCGTGGCCCTTCAATTGGGCTTATGTTGCTTCGTGGACCATGATGCAGTGTCTGAAATGGGCGAATAAGCCCGAACAGCTCAAGCCTTGGTTCACCGGCTGGAAGGAAGGCTGGAAGCTCGATCCCTGGAGTGATGAGGAGGAGCCGCACAAACTGTCCGGCCGTGGAGTCCTGAGAATGTCTCGGCACGGACGCCCCCCGATCATCTGA